The DNA sequence TGGTGTTGGCCGACAAGGCCGGCGTGGCCCTGGACAAAATCGTCGGCGGGACCTCGCGCACGGTAGAAATGGTGACGCAGATCGCGGCAGCTTCCGAAGAACAATCGACCACCAGCGAACAGATCGCCTCGAACGTGGATATGATCTCGCGGGCCACCAGCAACGCATCGGCCGGCATCACCCAGATCGCCCAGAGCACCGAGGACCTGAAAACACTCACGGAGGAACTCCGCTCGCTCGTCGCATACTTCAAACTCGGGCACGACCACCAGACCTTCGCGCGCGCGTAAACGGCCTGACCTGGAAGCGCGGCTATGCCGTCTGTTTTGCCTTGATCTGGACCAGCACCATCTCGTTGCCGTACAGGTCGAGGAAGTGGGCGACAACGTGTTCGCCGGTCTCTGCCGGCTCGCGCTTGAACACCACGCCCCGCTCGCTCAGCATCTGGTAGTCCGCCGCGCAATCGGGCGTATAAAAAACGAGCAACGGATGCCCCAGGGACTGCCGGCCGACGAGGTAGCGATTCTCGTCGTCCGCCATCCAGAGCCACAGGCCCAGGCCGGCATCCTTGCTCCCGACGTGCAAAAATCGATAAGGCGGGGCCGATTGAT is a window from the Rhodothermales bacterium genome containing:
- a CDS encoding VOC family protein, giving the protein MGIRVGRLTVLVHDYDDALRFYVDKLGLEVIADQSAPPYRFLHVGSKDAGLGLWLWMADDENRYLVGRQSLGHPLLVFYTPDCAADYQMLSERGVVFKREPAETGEHVVAHFLDLYGNEMVLVQIKAKQTA